A genomic window from Sphingobacterium spiritivorum includes:
- a CDS encoding RDD family protein, translated as MLVIFGTKSVGKTVKSGEFECVRCNTHRSYQLKQNQKFFSLFFIPVIPLGKLGDTLECTFCKTAYIPSTVLSASEYTSSTAVIDSLEAPLASVGKRLGSYLIDMIVLTILNFPLAFLAKHLPDYFDNKFYLLFFPLWILYFFLMELLFKGTVGKKALSVIVVSDREGRKLSVFQYFVRSVVKCIPFLPIILLFNDKRKAAHDLIAGTIVVEK; from the coding sequence ATGCTTGTCATTTTTGGTACAAAATCCGTAGGTAAAACAGTCAAATCCGGGGAGTTCGAATGTGTACGATGCAATACACATCGTTCCTATCAGTTGAAGCAAAATCAGAAGTTTTTTTCCTTATTCTTTATTCCGGTTATTCCTCTCGGAAAATTAGGAGATACTCTGGAATGTACCTTCTGTAAGACCGCCTATATTCCCTCTACGGTATTATCAGCTTCTGAGTATACTTCCTCAACGGCAGTAATAGACAGTCTGGAAGCTCCTTTGGCATCTGTAGGGAAGCGCTTAGGAAGTTATCTTATAGATATGATCGTATTGACAATACTCAATTTTCCCTTGGCTTTTCTCGCCAAACATTTGCCAGACTATTTTGATAACAAATTTTATTTGTTGTTCTTCCCGTTATGGATACTCTATTTCTTCCTGATGGAATTACTTTTTAAGGGTACTGTTGGCAAGAAGGCACTATCAGTTATAGTTGTTTCCGATAGGGAAGGTCGCAAACTTTCTGTATTTCAGTATTTTGTAAGGAGCGTAGTCAAATGCATTCCGTTTCTTCCGATTATACTATTATTCAATGATAAACGAAAAGCTGCTCACGATCTGATCGCAGGCACTATTGTTGTTGAAAAATAG
- a CDS encoding serine hydrolase domain-containing protein, translating to MKKLNIILVLSVLIHTCFAQQQQRQVRQLDSIFSMLNEQNQFNGTVLIADKGNILFEKGYGYRDETTKAYNNPETIFELGSASKQFTAAAIVLLKRQGKLRYEDSIEKYLPELGFWNKVTIYDLLRHTSGLPEFMIDMPKEWDASRIATNDDLIRFYAERKDSLQFKPKNLYRYNSTGFALLASIIERVSGKKYADFMADQIFKPLKMNSTFVYNSRLHPRDIKNYATGYVWARNSFRKVVPEDTSYNDKKVYFLDGIVGASKISSNVKDIYSWFKALEANTLLTKQEFEEMTEVTQNAYGKNIPYGLGFDLTKGENKFTYGNVGNWGGYVALLYRDVVKDRMVIVLENFKLGTYPFNNITQILENQPLKTEFKKKVQLSEADIKKYVGLYIDSRDPDEDYRITYADGHLIYNTSRSKLDLRFFPVSENEFQGIRQGGMDSALKFTLLDNGNIKLQMSEYGDVMGTGIKAVE from the coding sequence ATGAAAAAACTCAATATTATACTCGTACTGTCCGTACTTATCCATACCTGTTTTGCGCAGCAGCAACAAAGACAGGTCAGACAACTCGACAGCATATTTTCTATGCTGAATGAGCAGAATCAGTTTAACGGAACAGTACTTATAGCCGATAAAGGGAATATTCTCTTTGAGAAAGGCTATGGCTATCGTGATGAAACGACTAAAGCGTATAATAATCCGGAGACAATTTTTGAATTGGGATCTGCTTCCAAACAGTTTACGGCAGCGGCTATTGTACTGCTCAAAAGACAGGGGAAATTGCGTTATGAAGATTCGATAGAAAAATATCTTCCAGAACTTGGATTCTGGAATAAAGTTACCATTTATGATCTGCTTCGTCATACGAGTGGTCTGCCCGAATTTATGATCGATATGCCGAAGGAATGGGATGCATCCCGCATAGCTACAAACGATGATCTGATCCGGTTTTATGCTGAGCGAAAGGATTCTTTGCAATTCAAACCTAAAAATCTGTATCGTTATAATAGTACAGGTTTTGCTCTGCTCGCCAGTATTATTGAACGTGTATCCGGTAAGAAATATGCAGATTTTATGGCTGATCAGATTTTTAAGCCCTTAAAGATGAACAGCACATTCGTGTATAACAGCAGACTGCATCCGCGCGACATAAAAAATTATGCTACCGGTTATGTTTGGGCGCGCAACTCCTTTCGGAAAGTAGTACCGGAAGATACGTCCTACAATGATAAAAAGGTGTATTTTCTCGATGGTATTGTAGGTGCGAGTAAGATCAGTTCGAATGTAAAAGATATCTACAGCTGGTTTAAGGCATTGGAAGCCAATACACTGCTTACTAAACAGGAATTTGAGGAGATGACTGAGGTGACGCAGAATGCCTATGGTAAAAACATTCCCTATGGTCTCGGATTTGATCTGACAAAGGGAGAAAATAAATTCACCTATGGTAATGTCGGAAATTGGGGAGGTTATGTCGCACTTCTTTACCGGGATGTAGTCAAAGACAGAATGGTTATTGTGTTGGAAAATTTTAAACTGGGAACTTATCCTTTTAATAATATCACGCAGATACTGGAGAATCAGCCCCTGAAAACAGAATTCAAGAAGAAAGTACAACTTTCTGAAGCAGATATAAAAAAATATGTAGGCCTGTATATCGATAGCAGAGATCCGGATGAAGATTACAGGATAACATATGCAGACGGTCATCTGATCTATAATACTTCCAGATCCAAACTGGATTTGCGCTTTTTTCCTGTTTCAGAAAATGAGTTTCAGGGGATAAGACAAGGAGGCATGGACAGTGCGTTGAAATTTACGCTGCTGGATAACGGGAATATCAAATTGCAGATGTCTGAATATGGAGATGTAATGGGTACAGGAATCAAAGCAGTAGAATAA